In a single window of the Aquarana catesbeiana isolate 2022-GZ linkage group LG13, ASM4218655v1, whole genome shotgun sequence genome:
- the PPOX gene encoding protoporphyrinogen oxidase isoform X1, giving the protein MQRSVVVAGGGISGLTACYHLVKDAKVSKVILLEGSSRLGGWMHSTRTDDGAVFEHGPRGMRPAGLVGKNALCMVSELGLESDLIAIPRSHPAAKNRYLYVRKKLHKMPSSLGGVLRTIPPFSRPLFLCGLQDLTAPRGSQEDESVHDFFTRRFGKELADIVVDSLCRGVFAGDCRKLSLRSCFPFLHDAEARKRSVILGMATGGAEKTPELDSALIQKAKQERWSQWSLRGGMQTLSDALEDYIKQRGVEIHKDTPVEAMERTPNNSWKIKLPNGGVTADHVFSAVPAAALSRLLDPVAKPMADTLRQLSAANVAVVNLEYDGEVLPVSGFGHLIPSFEDAALLGIVYDSLTYPEHNRKGSASTRLTVMLGGAWFESSLGDLESVHPEKILGLATTAAATQLGVKEKPSRAIVSINKSCIPQYTLGHWKHIENLFSYVDEHHLPLSLLGASYRGVSVNDCIFNAKKSVQGLTGC; this is encoded by the exons ATGCAGCGGTCGGTCGTAGTCGCTGGCGGCGGTATTAGTGGGCTCACCGCCTGCTACCACCTGGTGAAAGATGCCAAAGTGTCCAAG GTCATCTTGTTGGAGGGCAGTTCCCGGCTCGGGGGATGGATGCACTCCACGCGGACAGACGATGGCGCTGTGTTCGAGCACGGCCCCCGCGGCATGCGCCCGGCGGGATTGGTGGGCAAGAACGCGTTGTGTATG GTGTCTGAACTCGGCTTGGAAAGCGATCTGATCGCAATCCCGAGGAGTCACCCCGCCGCGAAGAACCGTTACCTCTACGTCCGGAAGAAGCTGCACAAAATGCCCTCCAGTCTGGG GGGGGTTCTTCGTACCATCCCCCCCTTCTCCAGACCATTGTTCCTGTGCGGCCTGCAGGACCTGACCGCTCCCCGCGGATCCCAGGAGGATGAGAGCGTCCATGATTTCTTCACACGCCGCTTCGGAAAAGAG ctggcGGACATCGTGGTGGACAGTTTGTGTCGGGGGGTCTTCGCCGGCGACTGTCGGAAGCTCAGCCTGCGCTCTTGCTTTCCCTTCCTGCATGACGCAGAAGCGCGGAAAAGATCGGTCATCCTGGGAATGGCGACGGGCGGAG CAGAGAAGACCCCGGAGTTGGACTCGGCTCTCATCCAGAAGGCCAAGCAGGAGCGTTGGAGCCAGTGGTCACTGCGCGGGGGGATGCAGACGCTGTCTGACGCACTGGAAGATTACATCAAGCAGAGGGGAGTGGAGATACACAAGGACACCCCCGTGGAGGCCATGGAGAGGACCCCCAACAACAGCTGGAag ATAAAACTTCCGAATGGCGgcgtcacggccgatcacgtgttTAGCGCGGTCCCAGCAGCAG CTCTGAGCAGGCTGCTGGACCCGGTCGCCAAACCCATGGCGGACACCTTGCGTCAGCTGAGCGCGGCCAACGTGGCGGTGGTGAACTTGGAGTACGATGGAGAGGTTTTACCCGTATCG GGTTTTGGTCATCTCATCCCATCCTTTGAGGACGCCGCTCTGCTGGGGATTGTGTACGACTCGCTCACCTATCCGGAACACAACCGAAAAGGATCGGCATCTACCAGGCTAACG GTGATGCTGGGCGGCGCCTGGTTTGAAAGCAGCCTGGGGGACCTGGAGTCCGTTCATCCTGAGAAGATTTTGGGCCTGGCGACCACGGCGGCGGCAACTCAGCTCGGGGTGAAGGAGAAGCCGAGCCGAGCCATTGTCAGCATCAATAAG AGCTGTATTCCTCAGTATACGCTGGGACACTGGAAACACATCG AAAACCTTTTCTCCTACGTTGATGAGCACCACCTTCCCCTCAGCCTCCTCGGAGCCTCGTATCGGGGCGTTTCTGTGAACGATTGCATCTTCAACGCCAAAAAGTCTGTCCAAGGCCTGACGGGGTGCTAA
- the PPOX gene encoding protoporphyrinogen oxidase isoform X2 gives MQRSVVVAGGGISGLTACYHLVKDAKVSKVILLEGSSRLGGWMHSTRTDDGAVFEHGPRGMRPAGLVGKNALCMVSELGLESDLIAIPRSHPAAKNRYLYVRKKLHKMPSSLGGVLRTIPPFSRPLFLCGLQDLTAPRGSQEDESVHDFFTRRFGKELADIVVDSLCRGVFAGDCRKLSLRSCFPFLHDAEARKRSVILGMATGGEKTPELDSALIQKAKQERWSQWSLRGGMQTLSDALEDYIKQRGVEIHKDTPVEAMERTPNNSWKIKLPNGGVTADHVFSAVPAAALSRLLDPVAKPMADTLRQLSAANVAVVNLEYDGEVLPVSGFGHLIPSFEDAALLGIVYDSLTYPEHNRKGSASTRLTVMLGGAWFESSLGDLESVHPEKILGLATTAAATQLGVKEKPSRAIVSINKSCIPQYTLGHWKHIENLFSYVDEHHLPLSLLGASYRGVSVNDCIFNAKKSVQGLTGC, from the exons ATGCAGCGGTCGGTCGTAGTCGCTGGCGGCGGTATTAGTGGGCTCACCGCCTGCTACCACCTGGTGAAAGATGCCAAAGTGTCCAAG GTCATCTTGTTGGAGGGCAGTTCCCGGCTCGGGGGATGGATGCACTCCACGCGGACAGACGATGGCGCTGTGTTCGAGCACGGCCCCCGCGGCATGCGCCCGGCGGGATTGGTGGGCAAGAACGCGTTGTGTATG GTGTCTGAACTCGGCTTGGAAAGCGATCTGATCGCAATCCCGAGGAGTCACCCCGCCGCGAAGAACCGTTACCTCTACGTCCGGAAGAAGCTGCACAAAATGCCCTCCAGTCTGGG GGGGGTTCTTCGTACCATCCCCCCCTTCTCCAGACCATTGTTCCTGTGCGGCCTGCAGGACCTGACCGCTCCCCGCGGATCCCAGGAGGATGAGAGCGTCCATGATTTCTTCACACGCCGCTTCGGAAAAGAG ctggcGGACATCGTGGTGGACAGTTTGTGTCGGGGGGTCTTCGCCGGCGACTGTCGGAAGCTCAGCCTGCGCTCTTGCTTTCCCTTCCTGCATGACGCAGAAGCGCGGAAAAGATCGGTCATCCTGGGAATGGCGACGGGCGGAG AGAAGACCCCGGAGTTGGACTCGGCTCTCATCCAGAAGGCCAAGCAGGAGCGTTGGAGCCAGTGGTCACTGCGCGGGGGGATGCAGACGCTGTCTGACGCACTGGAAGATTACATCAAGCAGAGGGGAGTGGAGATACACAAGGACACCCCCGTGGAGGCCATGGAGAGGACCCCCAACAACAGCTGGAag ATAAAACTTCCGAATGGCGgcgtcacggccgatcacgtgttTAGCGCGGTCCCAGCAGCAG CTCTGAGCAGGCTGCTGGACCCGGTCGCCAAACCCATGGCGGACACCTTGCGTCAGCTGAGCGCGGCCAACGTGGCGGTGGTGAACTTGGAGTACGATGGAGAGGTTTTACCCGTATCG GGTTTTGGTCATCTCATCCCATCCTTTGAGGACGCCGCTCTGCTGGGGATTGTGTACGACTCGCTCACCTATCCGGAACACAACCGAAAAGGATCGGCATCTACCAGGCTAACG GTGATGCTGGGCGGCGCCTGGTTTGAAAGCAGCCTGGGGGACCTGGAGTCCGTTCATCCTGAGAAGATTTTGGGCCTGGCGACCACGGCGGCGGCAACTCAGCTCGGGGTGAAGGAGAAGCCGAGCCGAGCCATTGTCAGCATCAATAAG AGCTGTATTCCTCAGTATACGCTGGGACACTGGAAACACATCG AAAACCTTTTCTCCTACGTTGATGAGCACCACCTTCCCCTCAGCCTCCTCGGAGCCTCGTATCGGGGCGTTTCTGTGAACGATTGCATCTTCAACGCCAAAAAGTCTGTCCAAGGCCTGACGGGGTGCTAA